In Chitinivibrionales bacterium, one genomic interval encodes:
- the hemW gene encoding radical SAM family heme chaperone HemW, giving the protein MANPSLSLYVHVPFCVKKCLYCDFYSVPYEKFLADDFIQTVVKEWALVKKEKNLEDPTLQTLFIGGGTPSVLSVEQWKSMHRALTSQFNLAQGIEWTIECNPDSFTQEKAQLWHSMGVTRLAFGVQSFVDEELRILGRPHFAGEAFAALHSPALRQFNSIGLDIMYGLPNQTIDSFEKTLAAALSAQIVKHLSAYELTICENSPFGREKNLPLPDEDTVCDMARLIFRKCREAGFERYEISNFAKEGHRCRHNEAYWNHEPYIGLGPGAHSYVHPKRWANIGDVKKYVSMINDGKRAIDFEETIDKKKLADEMIFLSLRTSDGLDEKNFSKNTGEQFYSGNRKKVLEDMLREKLIIHEKSRWSLTEKGMLLTDSIVKKLI; this is encoded by the coding sequence ATGGCCAACCCCTCGCTCTCCCTTTATGTCCATGTTCCTTTCTGCGTTAAAAAATGCCTATACTGCGATTTTTATTCCGTCCCCTATGAAAAATTCCTCGCGGATGATTTTATTCAAACGGTGGTAAAAGAATGGGCTCTTGTCAAAAAAGAGAAGAATCTTGAAGATCCAACACTACAAACGCTTTTTATCGGCGGCGGGACGCCCTCTGTACTTTCCGTCGAACAATGGAAATCAATGCATCGGGCATTGACAAGTCAGTTCAATCTGGCTCAAGGTATTGAATGGACAATCGAGTGCAATCCGGATTCATTCACTCAGGAAAAAGCACAACTTTGGCATTCGATGGGCGTAACAAGGTTGGCTTTCGGTGTTCAATCATTTGTGGATGAAGAACTGCGGATTTTGGGCAGGCCCCATTTTGCCGGAGAGGCGTTTGCGGCATTACATTCCCCTGCGCTTCGACAATTCAATTCCATAGGGCTCGACATCATGTACGGCCTTCCGAATCAAACGATTGATTCCTTTGAAAAAACGCTTGCCGCCGCGCTTTCAGCGCAAATCGTGAAGCATCTTTCAGCATACGAGTTGACAATATGCGAAAATTCGCCGTTCGGCAGGGAGAAAAACCTCCCTCTGCCCGACGAAGACACCGTTTGCGACATGGCGCGCCTGATATTCAGAAAGTGCCGGGAGGCGGGATTTGAACGGTATGAAATCTCGAATTTCGCAAAGGAGGGACACCGGTGCAGGCACAACGAAGCGTATTGGAATCATGAGCCATATATCGGCTTGGGCCCCGGCGCGCATTCATACGTGCACCCAAAACGGTGGGCAAATATCGGGGATGTTAAAAAATACGTATCGATGATCAATGATGGAAAAAGAGCGATTGACTTTGAGGAAACGATCGATAAAAAGAAATTGGCGGATGAAATGATATTTTTAAGTCTGAGGACGAGTGACGGGTTGGATGAAAAGAATTTTTCCAAAAATACCGGGGAACAATTTTATTCGGGAAACAGGAAAAAAGTACTAGAGGATATGTTGCGTGAAAAACTAATTATTCATGAAAAATCAAGATGGTCCTTGACAGAAAAGGGAATGTTACTTACCGATAGCATTGTCAAGAAACTTATCTAA
- the recF gene encoding DNA replication and repair protein RecF (All proteins in this family for which functions are known are DNA-binding proteins that assist the filamentation of RecA onto DNA for the initiation of recombination or recombinational repair.), with amino-acid sequence MYLSRLHLDNFRNYKDLSLDIPERGALFSGPNGSGKTNLLEAVFLLCTARSQRGAARGDLIRFSSDYSYVEGVFSKKENGAETQVSIGFNREQKVSMKVNDRAISSFSQWLGHGMAVSFGPDDLKLVQGAPRERRNFLDIFISQIDPAYLDSLIMYKKNLTQRNNLLSKRFADAQLDAYEDAMVLHGAPVFAKRHELCAAMAPVFANYYGEISGGSESAAMEYRPSVKCDSGAEKDWKKEFYSSLKNAKNRDIQNCYSSVGPHRDDVALFVNGNDARSFASIGQCSTISLSLRMSSVLVSGRYRKEAMIFLFDDAVSYLDAMRTSRVFPLLERRGQLLITAPSNREPRLADMPHFTVQEGAVTAR; translated from the coding sequence ATGTATTTATCCCGCCTTCACCTTGATAACTTCCGAAATTACAAAGACTTATCTTTAGACATCCCCGAAAGAGGAGCCCTTTTTTCCGGCCCGAATGGAAGCGGCAAAACAAACCTGTTGGAAGCTGTTTTTTTGCTGTGCACAGCACGGTCCCAGCGCGGTGCTGCACGGGGCGATCTGATACGGTTTTCTTCGGATTATTCCTATGTGGAAGGCGTGTTCAGCAAAAAGGAAAACGGCGCCGAAACACAGGTTTCCATCGGGTTCAACCGCGAGCAAAAAGTGAGCATGAAAGTGAACGACCGCGCCATATCCTCCTTTTCCCAGTGGCTGGGGCACGGCATGGCGGTTTCGTTCGGGCCCGACGACCTAAAGCTCGTGCAGGGCGCGCCCCGGGAGCGCAGGAACTTTCTTGATATTTTCATCAGTCAGATAGACCCGGCCTATCTCGACTCTCTTATTATGTATAAAAAAAACCTCACGCAACGCAACAATCTCCTGTCAAAACGTTTCGCGGACGCCCAACTTGATGCCTACGAAGACGCAATGGTGCTTCATGGGGCGCCCGTCTTTGCAAAACGCCACGAGCTGTGCGCCGCCATGGCGCCGGTTTTTGCCAATTATTACGGCGAAATAAGCGGCGGCTCCGAATCGGCGGCCATGGAATACCGGCCTTCGGTGAAATGCGATTCCGGAGCGGAAAAAGACTGGAAAAAGGAATTTTACAGCAGCCTTAAAAACGCAAAAAACAGGGACATTCAGAACTGTTATTCTTCGGTGGGGCCCCACCGGGACGATGTTGCCTTATTCGTGAATGGAAACGACGCCAGGTCTTTCGCCTCGATCGGGCAATGCTCCACCATTTCCCTGTCGCTGCGCATGTCATCGGTGCTGGTAAGCGGCCGCTACCGCAAAGAAGCCATGATCTTTCTTTTTGACGACGCGGTGAGCTACCTTGACGCAATGAGAACCTCCCGCGTGTTCCCGCTGCTCGAACGACGCGGCCAGCTCCTCATTACCGCGCCGTCCAACCGGGAGCCCCGCCTTGCCGACATGCCGCATTTCACCGTTCAGGAAGGAGCCGTGACCGCCCGGTGA
- a CDS encoding vitamin B12-dependent ribonucleotide reductase, giving the protein MSLETSSLGGAANKTVKSAVVRTAPQVEAEIKGETIHDRLLKKKVKLSDNARIVLEKRYLKKDDNGAVLEGPEEMFFRIAENIAGAEKKFSADANADVWTEKFYNVMTDLDFLPNSPTLMNAGRELQQLSACFVLPVGDSMEEIFESVKNTALIHKSGGGTGFSFSHIRPKNDTVKSTKGVSSGPLSFMRVFDVATETVKQGGTRRGANMGILNCTHPEIMDFIEIKEKDGVLANFNISVGITKEFMEALKRDGEYDLKNPRSGEAVGKLKASQVFKRIVELSWKNGEPGIVFLDKINADNPTPQLGEIESTNPCGEQPLLPYESCNLGSINLAHMITETNGKKEINYLKLGNTIRTAVRFLDNVIEVNSYPLPQIEKMTKGNRKIGLGVMGFADLLIELGVPYNSPAAANVAEEVMKFIHEEARRVSAFLAQERGVFPNFKGSVYDREGGLKVRNATVTTIAPTGTISMIAGASSGIEPLFAIVYEKNVLDGQHLLEVHPEFKRVAQDEGFYSDELMKMVAFSGSLSKIYGIPRRIRDIFVTAHDIEPRWHISIQAAFQKYTDNAVSKTVNFKNEATAKDVEEVFLYAYELGCKGVTVYRDGTRKNQVITSGTSAKKGATQTGGDIAIPGTIHPRPRPAVTHGRTYKTKTGCGNLYVNVNADNIGLCEIFTQMGKSGGCPASNSEAVSRLISLALRAGVDPKSIAEQLRGIRCPIPTWMEGEMILSCADAIGHVLEQGIADFEGKTEGVTSGTVAKIKYTGLDLGFCPQCPQCGTMLVHEEGCATCKTCGYSKCG; this is encoded by the coding sequence ATGTCATTAGAAACTTCGTCGCTGGGCGGCGCTGCAAACAAAACCGTGAAGTCGGCGGTGGTGAGGACCGCTCCACAGGTCGAGGCGGAAATCAAGGGTGAAACAATTCATGACCGCCTCCTCAAAAAAAAGGTGAAGCTCTCCGACAACGCGCGCATCGTGCTCGAAAAGCGCTACCTTAAAAAGGACGATAACGGCGCCGTGCTCGAGGGACCCGAGGAAATGTTCTTCCGCATCGCCGAAAACATCGCGGGCGCCGAGAAGAAGTTTTCCGCCGACGCGAACGCCGACGTGTGGACCGAAAAATTCTACAACGTCATGACCGACCTGGACTTTCTTCCCAACTCCCCGACGCTCATGAATGCGGGCCGCGAGCTGCAGCAGCTCTCAGCGTGTTTTGTGCTGCCGGTGGGCGACTCCATGGAGGAGATATTCGAATCAGTCAAGAACACCGCCCTCATCCATAAGAGCGGCGGCGGCACGGGATTTTCCTTCTCGCACATCAGACCCAAGAACGACACCGTAAAATCCACCAAGGGCGTTTCGAGCGGGCCGCTGTCGTTCATGCGGGTGTTCGACGTGGCCACCGAAACCGTGAAGCAGGGCGGCACGCGCCGCGGCGCCAACATGGGGATCCTCAACTGCACGCACCCCGAGATAATGGACTTCATCGAGATCAAGGAAAAGGACGGCGTTTTAGCCAACTTCAATATCTCGGTCGGCATCACCAAGGAATTCATGGAAGCGCTCAAGCGCGACGGTGAGTACGACCTCAAGAACCCGCGCTCGGGAGAGGCCGTGGGCAAGCTCAAGGCGTCGCAGGTGTTCAAGCGCATCGTGGAGCTTTCGTGGAAAAACGGCGAGCCGGGCATCGTGTTCCTCGACAAGATCAACGCCGACAACCCTACGCCGCAGCTCGGCGAGATCGAAAGCACCAATCCCTGCGGCGAGCAGCCCCTGCTTCCTTACGAGTCGTGCAACCTCGGCTCCATCAACCTCGCGCACATGATCACCGAAACCAACGGAAAAAAAGAGATCAATTACCTCAAGCTCGGTAACACGATCCGCACCGCGGTCCGTTTCCTCGACAACGTGATCGAGGTGAACTCCTATCCCCTCCCGCAGATCGAGAAGATGACAAAGGGGAACCGCAAGATCGGCCTCGGCGTAATGGGTTTTGCCGACCTGCTCATCGAGCTCGGCGTGCCCTACAATTCTCCGGCGGCGGCCAATGTGGCCGAAGAGGTCATGAAGTTCATCCACGAAGAGGCGCGCCGTGTGAGCGCGTTCCTCGCGCAGGAGCGCGGGGTGTTCCCCAACTTCAAGGGATCGGTGTACGACCGCGAGGGCGGGCTCAAGGTGCGCAACGCCACCGTGACCACCATCGCGCCCACGGGCACCATCAGCATGATCGCCGGCGCCTCAAGCGGCATCGAGCCGCTGTTCGCCATTGTCTATGAAAAAAACGTGCTCGACGGCCAGCACCTGCTCGAAGTGCACCCGGAATTCAAGCGTGTGGCGCAGGACGAGGGGTTCTATTCAGACGAGCTCATGAAAATGGTCGCATTCTCGGGCAGCCTCAGCAAGATCTACGGCATTCCACGCCGCATCCGCGACATCTTCGTCACCGCGCACGACATCGAGCCGCGGTGGCACATCAGCATCCAGGCCGCGTTCCAGAAATACACCGACAACGCCGTTTCGAAGACCGTCAACTTCAAGAATGAAGCGACCGCAAAAGACGTCGAGGAGGTCTTTCTTTACGCATACGAGCTCGGGTGCAAGGGCGTCACGGTGTACCGCGACGGCACCAGGAAAAACCAGGTGATCACCTCTGGCACGTCGGCAAAAAAGGGCGCGACCCAGACGGGCGGCGACATCGCCATACCCGGCACCATCCATCCGCGGCCGCGGCCGGCCGTCACACACGGCCGCACCTATAAAACGAAAACCGGGTGCGGCAACCTGTACGTAAACGTCAACGCCGACAACATCGGGCTGTGCGAAATTTTCACCCAGATGGGAAAATCAGGCGGCTGCCCCGCATCAAACTCCGAGGCGGTTTCACGGCTCATTTCCCTGGCATTGCGGGCCGGGGTCGATCCCAAGTCCATCGCGGAGCAGCTGCGCGGCATCAGGTGCCCGATCCCCACGTGGATGGAAGGCGAGATGATCCTTTCATGCGCCGACGCAATCGGTCATGTGCTCGAACAGGGCATCGCGGACTTTGAAGGCAAGACTGAAGGCGTGACCAGCGGGACCGTGGCGAAAATAAAATACACCGGGCTCGACCTTGGCTTCTGCCCGCAATGCCCGCAATGCGGCACCATGCTGGTGCATGAGGAAGGCTGCGCAACGTGCAAGACGTGCGGGTATTCAAAGTGCGGATGA
- the lepB gene encoding signal peptidase I produces the protein MPWYLRLLVGKSPRRTLVRAIIIAAIAFIAFRYLFIPVHLRGASMEPSYANGSVNFVNTLRFRFGPPRRGDVVAIKMAGTRVMLFKRIVGLPNERIGFRNGILLVNGKEFQEPYVVHREQWNMPEVVTGENEYFVVGDNRGTAIEEHALGRVDKRRIVGGPLF, from the coding sequence ATGCCCTGGTATCTCCGTCTTCTCGTCGGCAAATCTCCACGGCGGACGCTTGTCCGGGCGATCATTATCGCTGCCATCGCTTTTATCGCATTCAGATACCTGTTTATTCCCGTCCATCTCAGGGGCGCGAGCATGGAACCTTCGTATGCCAACGGGTCGGTGAATTTTGTCAACACGCTCCGCTTCCGGTTCGGGCCGCCGCGGCGCGGGGATGTGGTGGCGATCAAAATGGCCGGGACGCGCGTTATGCTTTTCAAGCGCATCGTCGGCCTGCCGAATGAACGAATCGGTTTCAGAAACGGAATCCTATTGGTCAATGGTAAAGAATTTCAGGAGCCCTATGTCGTGCATCGCGAACAATGGAACATGCCCGAGGTCGTGACGGGAGAAAACGAATATTTTGTCGTGGGTGATAATCGCGGCACCGCGATCGAGGAACATGCGCTGGGCCGCGTTGACAAACGCAGAATCGTGGGAGGACCGTTATTTTGA
- a CDS encoding PIN domain-containing protein produces MILADTSVWVDHFVQSDEVLIRLLDDGEVVIHPFILSELACGNFKNRKSILALLNDLPVIKKISDDEYFLFVDRHRLYGIGLGFVDIHLLAAALMARCSFYTRDKSLLAAATSFEIEYT; encoded by the coding sequence GTGATTCTGGCCGACACGTCGGTTTGGGTTGACCATTTCGTGCAATCAGATGAAGTTTTAATTCGTTTGCTTGATGACGGCGAAGTTGTAATCCATCCGTTCATCCTAAGTGAATTGGCGTGCGGAAATTTTAAAAATAGAAAAAGCATATTAGCCTTATTGAATGATCTGCCCGTTATTAAGAAAATATCAGATGATGAGTATTTTTTATTTGTCGATCGTCATAGACTCTATGGCATCGGTTTGGGATTCGTCGACATTCATTTACTTGCGGCGGCCCTGATGGCCCGGTGCTCTTTTTATACGCGTGACAAAAGTCTTCTCGCAGCGGCAACATCTTTTGAAATCGAATATACCTGA
- the surE gene encoding 5'/3'-nucleotidase SurE yields the protein MTKRLSILLTNDDGYDSAGLKQMYSALNAEHDVVVAAPETEQSGIGHAFTLDRPLHYRDLPAELGMKGYIINGTPSDCVKFALSVLLKHKPDFVVSGMNIGENSGICAFYSGTVAAAREGAFWRVPSAAFSLCANAGNFVEPYCQRALAIFRGIAEIGPAENGRCVFYNVNFPGCAPGKCRGVKVTRQSTAFFDDRYRRVETAVQQPGYVVYGDKKDVEELDTYDSRALMNNYITVSPLGFDATAEWALPLLGGLEDL from the coding sequence ATGACCAAGCGCCTCAGCATACTCTTGACAAACGACGACGGCTACGACTCGGCAGGCCTCAAACAGATGTATTCCGCGCTGAACGCCGAGCACGACGTAGTGGTGGCGGCGCCGGAAACCGAGCAAAGCGGCATCGGCCACGCCTTCACCCTCGACCGGCCCCTGCATTACCGCGATCTGCCGGCAGAACTCGGGATGAAGGGGTATATCATCAACGGCACGCCGTCCGACTGCGTGAAGTTCGCGCTCAGCGTCCTGCTCAAGCATAAGCCCGATTTCGTGGTGTCGGGCATGAACATCGGCGAGAATTCCGGCATCTGCGCCTTTTATTCGGGCACGGTGGCGGCGGCGCGTGAGGGCGCGTTCTGGCGCGTGCCGAGCGCCGCCTTTTCCCTGTGCGCCAACGCGGGTAACTTCGTGGAGCCTTACTGCCAAAGGGCGCTCGCCATCTTCAGGGGCATCGCCGAAATCGGGCCGGCCGAGAACGGCAGATGCGTATTCTACAATGTCAATTTTCCCGGCTGCGCGCCCGGTAAATGCCGCGGCGTCAAGGTGACGCGCCAGAGCACCGCGTTCTTCGACGACCGCTACCGGCGCGTGGAGACCGCGGTGCAGCAACCCGGCTATGTGGTGTACGGCGACAAGAAGGACGTCGAGGAACTTGACACCTACGATTCGCGCGCGCTGATGAACAACTACATCACGGTTTCACCCCTGGGGTTCGACGCGACTGCCGAGTGGGCGCTGCCGCTGTTGGGCGGTTTGGAGGACCTATAA
- a CDS encoding DUF721 domain-containing protein codes for MNDSSKPEKIGDIVEAVLSERGYLTPCREWGVVRRWPELVGKKVASVTECSRVENGVLFVRVASAPWRQEISFVKQHLLDSIKKETPCTTIRDIVFF; via the coding sequence GTGAACGATTCAAGCAAACCTGAGAAAATCGGCGACATCGTGGAAGCCGTTTTATCCGAGCGAGGCTACCTGACGCCCTGCCGCGAATGGGGCGTGGTGCGCAGGTGGCCCGAGCTGGTGGGGAAAAAAGTTGCGTCGGTCACCGAATGCTCGCGGGTGGAGAACGGCGTGTTGTTCGTGCGCGTCGCGTCCGCGCCTTGGCGCCAGGAAATCAGTTTTGTCAAGCAGCACCTGCTCGACTCGATAAAAAAGGAAACGCCGTGCACCACGATCCGCGACATCGTGTTTTTCTGA
- the greA gene encoding transcription elongation factor GreA: MDDGLIYMSKEAYDKLQEQLTELKTVKRKEISIQLHETREHGDIGENAEYEAANELKTFNEMRIRELEDKLSRSRIVNEGELPQGKAVLGTTVRIRDLDTKEEIDYTLVSEVEADIAQDKISVSSPVGKGLLGHAEGEKVEIKVPKGILKYEILKISRAGK; the protein is encoded by the coding sequence GTGGACGACGGTCTCATTTACATGAGCAAAGAAGCCTACGACAAATTGCAGGAGCAGCTCACGGAGCTGAAAACCGTGAAGCGAAAAGAAATTTCCATCCAGCTGCACGAAACGCGCGAGCACGGTGACATCGGCGAAAACGCCGAATATGAGGCGGCAAATGAATTGAAGACGTTCAACGAGATGAGAATCAGGGAACTCGAGGACAAGCTTTCGCGCTCGCGGATCGTCAATGAGGGAGAACTGCCTCAGGGCAAAGCCGTACTGGGCACCACCGTGCGCATCAGGGACCTTGACACAAAGGAAGAAATCGATTATACGCTCGTCTCCGAGGTGGAGGCCGATATAGCACAGGACAAGATATCGGTGTCGTCGCCGGTGGGCAAGGGATTGCTGGGGCACGCGGAGGGGGAGAAGGTGGAGATTAAGGTGCCGAAAGGGATTTTGAAATATGAGATTTTGAAGATTTCGAGGGCGGGAAAGTAA
- the gyrB gene encoding DNA topoisomerase (ATP-hydrolyzing) subunit B codes for MNDHVADQSQYSAKNIKILKGLDAVRKRPAMYIGSTGSPGLHHLVYEVVDNSIDEALAGFCTNIDVTVHKDNSVSVTDNGRGIPVDWHEEEKMSALQLVLTTLHSGGKFDNTSYKISGGLHGVGVSCVNALSVWLEAEVYHGGKVHFMKFNHGVPEEDVKVTGTTDRTGTTIRFKPDAAVFETTEYSFDILSKRLRELAFLNKGITITIADERTEDKKHTFCYPGGLVSFIKYLDENKVALHDEPIYFHEERDSTDIEVVMQYNDSYVENIFSFANNINTVDGGTHLAGFKRGLTRAVNNYITSYNLLKGNNQLEIKGEDLREGLTAIISVKLPNPQFEGQTKGKLGNSEVAATVEAAVVEVLGAYLEENPPVARKIIEKCINSAIAREAARKARQLARRKTLMDGGGLPGKLADCQERDPEKCELFLVEGDSAGGSAKMGRDRTFQAILPLKGKILNVEKARIDKILEHETIQDMVQALGTGFGASEDEDGFAGDKVRYHKIIIMTDADVDGSHIRTLLLTFLFRHMTMLIEKGFVYIAQPPLYRVKAGKDEKYLFTDDEKDRIVEEWKEKKNLTVQRYKGLGEMNPDQLAATTMNPSTRSLLQVKLEDGIEADKVFTMLMGEDVESRRKFIEENYYKVKNLDI; via the coding sequence ATGAATGACCATGTTGCTGACCAAAGCCAGTACAGCGCGAAAAACATCAAGATACTCAAAGGGCTCGACGCCGTGCGCAAGCGGCCCGCCATGTACATCGGGAGCACGGGCTCGCCGGGGCTGCACCACCTCGTGTACGAGGTGGTGGACAACTCCATCGACGAGGCGCTCGCGGGGTTCTGCACGAACATCGATGTGACCGTGCACAAGGACAACTCGGTGTCGGTGACCGACAACGGCCGCGGCATCCCGGTCGACTGGCACGAGGAGGAAAAGATGTCGGCGCTCCAGCTCGTGCTCACCACGCTGCATTCGGGCGGCAAGTTCGACAACACCTCCTACAAGATCTCGGGCGGGCTCCACGGCGTGGGCGTCTCCTGCGTCAACGCGCTGTCGGTGTGGCTCGAGGCCGAGGTGTACCACGGCGGCAAGGTCCATTTCATGAAGTTCAACCACGGCGTGCCCGAGGAGGATGTCAAGGTGACCGGCACGACCGATAGAACCGGCACCACAATCCGCTTCAAGCCCGATGCCGCCGTGTTCGAGACCACCGAATACAGCTTCGACATCCTTTCCAAGCGCCTGCGCGAGCTGGCGTTCCTCAACAAGGGGATCACCATCACCATTGCCGACGAGCGCACCGAGGACAAGAAACACACGTTCTGCTACCCGGGCGGCCTCGTGTCGTTCATCAAGTACCTCGACGAAAACAAGGTCGCACTCCACGATGAGCCCATTTACTTCCACGAGGAGCGCGACAGCACCGACATCGAGGTCGTGATGCAGTACAACGACTCGTACGTCGAGAACATTTTCTCTTTTGCAAACAATATCAATACGGTGGACGGCGGCACGCACCTGGCGGGTTTCAAGCGGGGGCTCACGCGCGCCGTCAACAACTACATCACGAGTTACAACCTGCTCAAGGGAAACAACCAGCTCGAGATCAAGGGCGAGGACCTGCGCGAGGGCCTCACCGCCATCATCAGCGTCAAGCTTCCCAATCCCCAGTTCGAGGGCCAGACCAAGGGCAAGCTGGGCAATTCGGAGGTCGCCGCCACGGTGGAGGCGGCCGTGGTGGAGGTGCTTGGCGCGTACCTTGAGGAAAACCCGCCCGTTGCCCGGAAAATCATTGAGAAATGCATCAACTCTGCCATTGCCCGCGAGGCGGCACGCAAGGCGCGCCAGCTCGCACGGCGCAAGACGCTCATGGACGGCGGCGGCCTTCCCGGCAAGCTCGCCGACTGCCAGGAACGCGACCCGGAAAAATGCGAGCTGTTCCTCGTCGAGGGCGACAGCGCCGGCGGCAGCGCGAAAATGGGCCGCGACCGCACGTTCCAGGCGATTCTGCCGCTCAAGGGAAAAATCCTGAATGTGGAAAAAGCGCGCATCGACAAGATCCTCGAGCACGAGACCATCCAGGACATGGTTCAGGCGCTCGGCACCGGGTTCGGCGCGTCCGAGGACGAGGACGGGTTCGCGGGCGACAAGGTGCGCTATCACAAGATCATCATCATGACCGACGCCGACGTCGACGGCTCGCACATCCGCACGCTCCTGCTCACCTTCCTGTTCCGGCATATGACGATGCTGATCGAAAAGGGCTTTGTTTACATAGCGCAGCCGCCGCTGTACCGGGTAAAAGCGGGCAAGGACGAAAAGTACCTTTTCACCGACGATGAAAAAGACAGGATCGTTGAGGAATGGAAGGAAAAGAAAAACCTCACGGTGCAGCGATACAAGGGACTCGGCGAGATGAACCCTGACCAGCTCGCCGCCACCACCATGAACCCATCCACGCGCTCGCTCCTGCAGGTAAAACTCGAGGACGGCATCGAGGCCGACAAGGTATTCACCATGCTCATGGGCGAAGACGTTGAATCGCGCCGGAAGTTTATTGAAGAGAATTATTATAAAGTAAAGAATTTGGATATTTGA
- a CDS encoding type II toxin-antitoxin system VapB family antitoxin, producing the protein MRTTLIIDEETLKKASELTGVKEKTSLVRMGLESLISRESSKRLARLGGSERHLKYIRRRRAGGR; encoded by the coding sequence ATGAGAACGACGCTTATCATTGATGAGGAGACCCTTAAAAAAGCTTCCGAATTAACAGGGGTTAAAGAAAAGACATCTCTCGTGAGAATGGGGTTGGAGTCCCTCATCTCAAGAGAAAGCAGCAAGAGATTGGCAAGGCTTGGAGGCTCGGAAAGGCATCTCAAATATATCAGGAGAAGAAGGGCTGGTGGAAGGTGA